The Gemmata palustris genome includes a region encoding these proteins:
- a CDS encoding ABC transporter permease subunit yields MRWSVVRLIAAREVRDQLRDRRTLFLILGLPVLMYPLFVGVGVLFVTALKEKKLVVGLVGTEHLPRAEPDVSPLLGGAGGAAHRMRTYPPLLGPHGQVAPADATTALDSAPLTARPLDAATDEELAAHLASRRADAVVVIDPDAAAKLDRGERPTVRVLGRDGEENSKLAVQRVTAVLHKWADDVKGARFARRGLPPDFDKPIEIRDPQSEKTSEKKIADDLRDMLVKVIPFLLVMWMLTGAIYPAIDMTAGEKERGTMETLLISPAERTEIVAGKFLATTCFSFGTAMWNVALMLVAVAVAPLVAPGLFGHGLISLSGLAACILAAIPLAMLFAALALALGIFARSTKEGNYYMVPLFFAVLPLAYWSMTPGIELDGFTRWVPMANALLFQQRLMSVRPDAFPWLHAPAVFGSLSLCVALALYAAVRQFHREGVLFRESEAGSKGGWSLFGKK; encoded by the coding sequence ATGCGCTGGTCCGTTGTCCGTTTGATCGCCGCCCGCGAGGTCCGCGACCAGTTGCGCGACCGCCGCACGCTGTTCCTCATCCTCGGGCTGCCCGTCCTCATGTACCCGCTGTTCGTGGGCGTGGGGGTTCTGTTCGTCACGGCGCTGAAGGAAAAGAAACTCGTGGTGGGTCTGGTGGGGACCGAGCACCTCCCGCGAGCGGAGCCGGACGTTTCGCCGCTCCTCGGCGGGGCGGGCGGCGCCGCGCACCGGATGCGGACGTACCCCCCGCTCCTCGGCCCCCACGGGCAGGTCGCGCCCGCGGACGCGACGACCGCGCTCGACTCGGCCCCGCTGACCGCCCGGCCGCTCGACGCCGCGACCGACGAGGAACTCGCGGCCCACCTCGCCTCGCGCCGGGCGGACGCGGTCGTGGTGATCGACCCCGACGCCGCGGCGAAACTGGACCGCGGCGAGCGCCCCACGGTGCGCGTGCTCGGGCGCGACGGCGAGGAGAACTCGAAGCTCGCCGTGCAGCGCGTGACGGCCGTGCTGCACAAGTGGGCCGACGACGTGAAGGGCGCCCGGTTCGCGCGCCGCGGGCTGCCCCCGGACTTCGACAAGCCCATCGAGATCCGCGACCCGCAATCGGAGAAGACGAGCGAAAAGAAGATCGCCGACGACCTGCGCGACATGCTGGTGAAGGTGATCCCGTTCCTCCTGGTGATGTGGATGCTCACCGGGGCGATCTACCCGGCCATCGACATGACCGCGGGCGAGAAGGAGCGCGGGACGATGGAGACGCTGCTCATCAGCCCGGCGGAGCGCACCGAGATCGTGGCCGGGAAGTTCCTCGCCACGACCTGCTTCTCGTTCGGCACCGCGATGTGGAACGTGGCGCTCATGCTCGTCGCGGTGGCGGTGGCCCCGTTGGTGGCCCCCGGGCTGTTCGGGCACGGGCTGATTTCGCTGTCGGGATTGGCCGCGTGCATTTTGGCCGCGATCCCGCTGGCGATGCTGTTCGCGGCGCTCGCGCTCGCGCTGGGGATCTTCGCCCGCAGCACGAAGGAGGGGAACTACTACATGGTTCCGCTGTTCTTCGCGGTGCTCCCGCTCGCGTACTGGAGCATGACGCCGGGCATCGAACTGGACGGGTTCACGCGCTGGGTGCCGATGGCGAACGCGCTACTGTTCCAGCAGCGGCTCATGTCCGTGCGCCCGGATGCGTTCCCGTGGCTGCACGCCCCGGCGGTGTTCGGCTCTCTGAGCCTGTGTGTGGCGCTGGCGCTTTACGCGGCGGTGCGCCAGTTCCACCGCGAGGGCGTGCTCTTCCGCGAGAGCGAAGCCGGCAGCAAGGGCGGATGGTCGCTCTTCGGGAAGAAGTGA